In Rutidosis leptorrhynchoides isolate AG116_Rl617_1_P2 chromosome 6, CSIRO_AGI_Rlap_v1, whole genome shotgun sequence, the DNA window TCTGGACATACGACACAATAATTCATCTGCATAATCACATGAAGGATGGGTTAACAATAACATGTCCTGTAACATGTGTGTCAAGTTTATAACTTAGAtgtggcaatttcaacccatttaatATAAATGAGTTAGTTTGGGTTTGTGTTTAGCTCAAATGGATCAAATAACTATAATAATTGAATTATAGGGGGATGGATTGTTCTCATACTCGTTTATTTCAATGAGAATGTTTCTCTAATCATAATTAACAcattcaaattttttttaaaaatagtcATAACAGAGTTTGCAAGTCAGCCCAGATATAACCCATTTCAACCCGAACACATTTTGCTATTTTAACCCTAACCCAATTTTCCCAATATCAATAGTGATTTTCTCACATGTTTCTGCATAGCGTAAGGTTCAAACGGAGCTTTTTCCCAGTGTTGAAGAGAGGTAGCAGAGGTCTTTAACCAATCATCCTGATACCTGTGGCATAAATCACATAACGATATAGGTGAAATCGGCATTTAAATCCCCTAGTAATTTTTATCAACATTGAAATTTTGAATGTTTTACTAGTTACATAGTGTAGGTTAACTAGACTTAATACCCTAATTCCCTTTAAATAGACGTAACCAAGCTAACATAAATTTCTTAATTTTgaaatatgtattattatcataCTCATAAAAGTGTATAAGTTTCTAGAAAAAAATGGGGAGCCGACGAGCGGTTTTTGTCAGTGTTACCATATTAGTAGTAATTGTAGTTCATAGCCGTAAATTAAAAATAGTTTTTCAAAGTAAGTACTTTTCTGAGAGAGAAAAATACTACACAACACACAATAGACATTATAATGCAAATAATTCATATAAAGCCAACAAAACGTATCATCGAATCTATACCCGACAAGAATAGCAGGAACGGGAACTACAAGAAGTGCAGGCCGGAGTCCAAGTTGCTGCTCTGACTCGGTTAAGTCATCCACACGATTTCCATCTGCATCAATCAATACACAATTATCTTTACACAAAATCGTGTTTAAATGCTGCACTTCTTCCGTTTGAAGTTGAcataatcaaataattataatttttgtgTGTTTAGGAACCTGATTATTAGAAAAGCTACAGAGCTGAAAGAGGTTAACTACACAAATATTATTAGCCTTCTGTAATCAATTGCGCTGGAGACATTGAAAAGCCaattttgtgattttgaagttaTGATCTACATCAGATTACTTTGTCTTCTCAGCTTAAAATAGTATAAATTGGGCGGCAAACGAGTCAAGTTTGAACTTAAAAACCGAACTTGAAATACATAATAAGCTTTTTTAAGccttatgtgtgtgtatatatcatttggatataaattttcaaatctaattattagtatgtatatgtatatgatattGGTAGTCTTTTCTACGTGGTTTGTATCTCTGATATTATATTTTTAGACGATCTTTTAAATGATTATGAAATAGAATTTGATTTGTACATAAATGTAAAAAAGGTTAAATTAAAGGGGGAAAACATATAGATATTTGAGCTTTTCTAGTCCGACTCAAGCCATATTAAGTCCTTCTCGAACCGAGCCGGAGATTACATCTTGATGGCTCTTCGAGCTATTGAGATGACCTCGAGCCCTATAAGCTAGAGCTCGGCTCGTTTGTAGCCGTAAAATAACAATATTTTACGTTAGGTTACCTTTGCTAAGACAAGATGTGGATCCGCCAGCAGACAGAGACGGACTTATCGGTTCAACTGAAGAATCATTTATGCTTGCAGATGAGTCAGCATAAAATCCATCACTTCGACCTTTGCACCAATCAGTGACAGTTAATGGCCCATCAAACGTACCAAAAGCCGATTTCAATGCAGATTTTACGTCTGACTGTAGCAAAGTAATAGCATTCGATGCATGCACCTGAAACCCAACAGTAATAAGGTTACTAAAAAAAATACATGCaccgcgcgcacacacacacgcaGATGTTAGCGATAAAGTTCAGAAGTGGTTATGCGTTATGATAGTGAATTTCAGAAACATTAAGCGAGAAAGTAATACTAAAGAAAGCTTACATCAGCAGAAAGCGGGTCCGCTAGTTCCACACCCGCAATATCAAGAGAATGACAAGAAGCCAAAACCCCACCACAACCTGCATGAACCGAAGACGGCCCACACGAAAACCCGCGCCTCCACTGCTCCTGCATTGCCAGCCAACCGTAAGGACCGTCCCCATAATCCGCATCTAACGTCACATCGACAAAAGACGTTGCTTGTTGGAAAAGCAACGTCATCCCATCAAGAAGCTCCATAAGTGGTTGCCTTTGACCATAAGTCAACATCCCTTCCTCATTAAACGAATTATGAGGTAGCGAACCAAATGGTTCCATATTCGGCATCATCGGTTTCGAACCTTTCGTAACACCAACCGTTCGCCAAACACCGACAGGCGAATTAAGCGAGCCATCAAGCATCCCGGTGTCTAAATCGCCCGCAATTCTTACGGGTATCATTTCTTTTTTCTTTATATCATATTTACTCGATATATTATCCGTTAACATGTTCGATTCGTTATGCATTGGATATAAAACGTTGTTTCCCGATAATCTATTCATTCCATTCATTCCGGCTGGTAATGAGCTGGCGGGAGTTAATAGTGCATGTCGTATTCTACACATAAAGGCTTGAAATGTAATGCACTCGAGTTCatttgcaatagccgtttttgatGATATGACAAAATTTTCTGTTCCCGTTGTCTTATTACGAGCAGACGGCTTCGGGCCCGTATTGGAAGAATTAAAGTCAGACAGTGTTGACGGAGCAACATCTTCAATAACATTATCATGAGCTGATGGTTTTTCGTCTTTTATACTTTTTCCGCTTTCGATATGAGTGTAGTTTTTTCTCCATTGAAGCAAAGAATATTTGTCCTTAGAATTTGCACCGACGCTTGGTTTTTCATCAGATACATCATGTCGAGTAGGCGGTACGGCTGAGTAAACATAGCTATTTGAGCTTGAATTTGCGCTATCAACACTTCGAGATTTCGGAACATACGGGCTTTTGATAACAGATGATAGCAAGTCGGTTGTCGGCTTTTCAACTGCTCCGTATTCAGTAGCGAAAGTCATCAAGGCTTCGGCTTTTATCAAATAATCGAACTCGGTGTTGTTAGCCGGTGGATTGTAGTTCATTGATCCGGAAGAAATGGCATCTttagtaacttcttcatttttgctCATTGATTCTTCAACAACCGTAGATGGCGGATTAAAGCTCTCGAAAGACGAAAACCCGAGCGGTAAAATCATTGGGTCGGTGGCATCCATCATCCCGGTAAACGGGCTACTACTCGCATCTCCACCTTCAGTTGGTGAAAACATGGGAGTTTGAGACTCCTCGGTCCCTGGTGGCTTTTAGCCGTATAGAAAATATCAAATTAATTTACCATAAGAATATTTTGATGTAATGTGGtagtcacacacacacacacacacaaaaagaaAAACTTAAATTGAGGGAATTCGTAATTTGTTATTACCTCCCCAAATGGCAAAGCGTCGTTTTCAAAGAAGTCGCCGAAATCTCCGAATTCTGAGAGAAGTGCTTGAATATCCATGCCCATACCTCGGTCATCATCATCCCAATCCCACTGAGACCCTCCCTCTTCATTGTTGACTTCCATTGACCCGAATTCTTGTCCGTCAATCACTACACCACCCGGACCATACGAGTCAATCATCCCGGTTCGCGATCGCTTACTACCCTGCACAATGTATACAAGCAATATCAAATgataattttgacccattttatctaACTAGTCAAATGTGAGCAAAGATACATGATTGTACTGGAAATTACTCGGTTACAACATCACAtgacaattttgacccattttatctaACGAGTCAAATGTGAACTAAGATTCTGCAAACTGCCATAATTTCACATAATAGCTTCCTATTTCGCATAAACATTCTGCAAACTGCCATAATTTCACAAGATTTGCAAGAAAAATTTGATAAAATGATCACTAAAACGGTATGAAAATACAACATATGCAACAAAAATTTGGTTTATTGCAAGAAATAAGTCGATTCGTAAAAGTCAAACTTCACAACTATCGACTAGTTTTTTCATAAAATGATCATAAAAGCTTCATAAAATGACGTCACATAATCTTGTGTTATCTTACGAAAATAAATTATGTCATTTATAAAGTGGCCTATAAGTAAGTAATTTTCACATAATTATACCATTTTGGCGCCGTCAATACGCATTTGATCTGCAGACGTTACGCCAGACTTTATGCATGATAGAGAATCTGCATCAGCCTCGAGATTGTCTACATCCCCAATCATCCTATAATCACTGTCACTAGACGTAGTCGAGCTATTGCTACTACTATTACTATTCCCGCTACTATTGTAACCATGTTGAGACCGCATATCATGCCATGATCCATCCATTATCATGCCATTATCGCTGCAAGCAAACAAGCAAAACAACCATAAAAACATATGCAAGTGCTGAAGGGCAAACTTGACCCACAACTCTATTGTATGTATCTAAAATAAAAGATGTATCAAGCTATCGATATTGCTATATGTATCCGGTATATTTTGCTATAATGTGGCAGCTATATAAGTTGCCAACACATCATCTAAACCGGGAAGTAGTACCATGTCACCGGTTTACAAGTTATAAAAGTGAGAGGGGTACCGGTTTACGAGTTATAAGAGGTCAATACGAATAGCAGGAAATTCAATACATGCGATATAAACTTTAACACATTCAAAAAATTAAACATCTCAAACGGATAGACTTACCCCTGCATAGAGAATGATGAATCAGACAACGATGGCCCCATCCAATTTTGCAGCCAAAATCTGTAAGAAATGAAAATGTCACGATTACGTAACGTATCTATTTCTATTTTGAAGataaaaaagaagaaaaagaacaaaTGAGATGCCTTTTAAGAGATGATCTGGCAGACGACGTTTGCACGGCGGGTACAAGGACTGCCTCAGCTGGATATATGAACGCTTTTTCATATATCGATTCGGACTTCAGATCATTCTTATTTGAATCTGATGTCAGCGGTTTTTCACTTTCCGCACCCTCACAACCGAGAGTTACTTCGAGATAACAGTTTTGTCCTCTTAATTGACAACCCGAACTTTGCGAAATTTGGTACGGAAGACCAACAATTCCGTTTGAAGTCTTAAACTTCCCAGAACTGTTTAACCATTTTACAAACaacataaaaaattaaaaataaaaataaaatttgtgaCCGTTATTTTTTAAGAACTAATAAAGTTATTGATTAGTAACTAAGGTAATACCCTCCACCTGAAATATAATTGCTTCACGAGATCACCGGGACAAAATCCCGTAAGTTTGCCGCGCATTCCATGAGGTGACACAATAACTGCAGAAGCAAACACGAGAACAATCAATATTGACTAGATACAAAAAGTCAAACTTCATTAAGAATAATGGCGAGGACCAAGTAAACGTAAAATGACCTGGTAGCTTGTCACCGGAATGACTAGATGTGCGTTTTAAGATGGCCTCCATGTCACTGTTTAAAAGTGACCGCACATGTCTGAAATCAATAAAAGTTACCATTAACAACATATTTAGAGTTTGATTTATAGGTTACATGTAATCATCAGAAAAATAAAGGAACAAATTGACAAACTTTGCAGATATTATAACATGAACGAATACGCCCTCATCCGTTGCGGTAAAGATGAATTCAAGCACTGGTTGGCCTCTCCTATTAAAGTCAAAAAGTCAAAACGCCAACGTGTGTATATACTATATACATGAAGCCAAAAGAATTAGCATTAACATTATCAATTATTTTGCGCACCTGAACAATTCTCCTTGTGAAGATGGATGGTATCTCGAAAATACATCCCCAAATCTCATATATGAAAGTCCTACTAAAGCTCTGTTGACagttattaaaaataatactaagttTATTAAATAGTTGTTTTATTTATGATCAAGATATTAGCTAGCAATGAAACAGGTAAGAAAAAATTATTCAAACCCGATCGACACTATAGTTGTTATAGGTGCGGCTTAAAGGCCTAAGCCTTGGGGTTTTTTTTACGTTGACCACACTCCATTTTGGTTCTCATACTGTTTTAGTGTACTTGGATCAAATTTGGGCCGATTAAAAAGCACGAAATCATCATATACCGGTATGTGTAATAAAATAAACAGCCTTAAAACTTATTATTCTACCCTGTCAAAACGCTTTTAGAACGACGCGCCTCACATTCATGAGGCGCCTCAGGCCCAGGACCAATTTGTGCAATTGTGCACTTGTGCCGCTATTAACTTCGATGCCGACACACAATTTTGTCTTATGCTAAATAAAATGAGTAAAAAAGGCACAAGAGAGAAACCTTTCAATACAATTCCGTAAAGCTTGAGAAAGTGCAGCTGCTACCTCTTCCGAATCCCCAGGTGCCAACCATACTCCAGATGCAAGCACTGCAACAAATTACAAACAATTTaaaaaagtatataaataataaataaaccaGAACTACAATATTGCTAAAATGATATTACTGCAAGTCTTATAGCGTACCTCTTAGTTTAGATATGGCAGCTTTGGCCTTATCGGGGACAGATAAATGGCGGCCCGGGATAAAAATCCATAGCTTAATTTTCTCATCTGTAAAGAGTAATAGGTTAAAAATTATGTTGGAAAAAGAAATAAGGTGCAGAAAAGTGAAGACATTTTCCAAAAAATCAAATAAAATTACGATGGTACTACACTTTCAATAACTTCAATTTATAGTTTTCAACTATTTTTAACCTAAAGTGAAAAATGAAAATTGCAGACAAATAATAGGGAAAAATTTTCTGCAACCTTAATTCTTGAAATGGTAATGAAGAGTCAAACATTTACCAGGGTTATGTACGCCTTGAGATGGATCCCATGGGCCAACAAAAGAATTACTCCATGTGCTAAGAAAACCGTCTTTTTGCAACTGCAGATGCGATGAAAGCACCACTTGGGCACCAGCATCTCGTTGATTCGACTTTAAACTGTCCAAAAcatcaaaattaaattaataaataataaacaaACATCTGACCCAGTGGAGTACATGGGTCAAAATTGGCACCTCCGGTAAGATACAAAATGTACAGTAAGCAAAAGATTCTTAATTTTTGATAGACTACAAAATTAACAATAGGAAACCTTCTATCGGTTAGGTTGGGATCGGATTCATTCGGGAGATACTGGAACCATGACACTTGATGTAGACCGCccttcaaaaagtcaaagaaaacatataataataataataataatgataataatatcatatgGATAACAAGGGGGCAAGTCTGTCTATAAGTTAATATCCAACGTTAATTCAAGCATTTTTaatctttgttttgatgatgatcaCGAGCACAAGTACTTATACTATTAGTAAACTTGTAAGTTTATAAACCTACATTTATCTAGCAAACAATCAAAACTCAAAAAGCGTCAAATACAAAATTCATTTTCTAAACAGTCTCTCTATGGCTCGAGCTGCGGTCAAGCCACAGGTCGACTGCAGACGGGTACTGCAGGTCTCAAACAAAATGACTATTATTCATTAGTTTTACCAAACGAGGTTGATATGCTTGGTGCTTTACAAACAAGGATTTAGATTCAAAATGAAAGAAAAACATTTTCATTACTTAAAccttttaaggtttaaatttgtgaATACATAGCAACATATAACATGATAGCCGAAAAAACTAGAATAATATATTAAAACAAAACAATAGCAAAGGGAAGAAACATACGATTTTAAAGACATTTGTCCACATCACTAATGTACTTAAACGCCCCCACAAACTTCAAATCCAGTCAAAACTTCATAGACATTATTGAAAGCCACATACGTATCTTCATTCAGCTAAACCAGTACATGCCTTATCCTACAATCGAACAATCCAAGTCAAATGTACATAACTAGTAGCTGATATAACATAATCCTAAACAggtatatttaaatttaaattgaaaaaatatatatactgtaAGGGATCATAATCAATGTATAGCTAGCTCTAGTAACTTCAAATCTAATTTGATTCATGCACAATCCAACTACTAATTTACTATAAAAAATATACAACCCAATAGAGCCTGCAAAAATTCTTTAAATAATAAATACTAACATAGCCCTCAAACTCTGAACATTCATTCATACatcaaaaactaaaactaattttaatttcaatttcaATCCAACAATAAAATAAACAACATTCTTTCTAACTGCATCATACTAACAAAAGGGGTTTCTTCAATTTCAACTGcagatacatatatgtatatataattaaacaATATTTTGCTAAAAAATCACGTAACCTAAATTCAGAGAAACAAGACTTTTGAGCTCTAATTGCAAAAAAAGGTGAAATTTTTGGGGAAATTGCAAGTGGGTTTTACAATTGAGACTCACCGAGTGATAGAATAGATCTGTAATGTGTGAATTATGTGAAATAATCAGGTATCTTGATCAAGAAACGAACAGAAGACAAACCCTTTAATTAAAGATTTGATTTTTAGTGAAGAATAATTTAGGGTTTTACGAGTTATGAGAATCTTGTCAAGAATCGATCCTTGAATTTTAATTTAACAACTTTTGTATAATCTTTCTTTTTTGGGGTCTTTGATTTTGTGGTTTATGGCTTGTTTTTAGTCAGTCGTCAAGCTGGCGATGTTGTTGTACCCAGGGGTGTTACAACACTTCTTGAcccatatttttaattttccttttttttaattattaattattttagttaACTTTCAACTCTTAAAATCAATCTAAAACAAATTAGAAGTCGAGTTTGTTAGTTGATAAACGACATTAAGTAATAATTAACTTGTTATAACGATGACAAGTTTACTTAAGTAGAAGCTTATAATATAAGCTTGTAAGTTTACAATTCTTCACATCACAACATGTAAC includes these proteins:
- the LOC139856072 gene encoding mediator of RNA polymerase II transcription subunit 13 isoform X2, coding for MSLKSLKSNQRDAGAQVVLSSHLQLQKDGFLSTWSNSFVGPWDPSQGVHNPDEKIKLWIFIPGRHLSVPDKAKAAISKLRVLASGVWLAPGDSEEVAAALSQALRNCIERALVGLSYMRFGDVFSRYHPSSQGELFRRGQPVLEFIFTATDEGVFVHVIISAKHVRSLLNSDMEAILKRTSSHSGDKLPVIVSPHGMRGKLTGFCPGDLVKQLYFSSGKFKTSNGIVGLPYQISQSSGCQLRGQNCYLEVTLGCEGAESEKPLTSDSNKNDLKSESIYEKAFIYPAEAVLVPAVQTSSARSSLKRFWLQNWMGPSLSDSSFSMQGDNGMIMDGSWHDMRSQHGYNSSGNSNSSSNSSTTSSDSDYRMIGDVDNLEADADSLSCIKSGVTSADQMRIDGAKMGSKRSRTGMIDSYGPGGVVIDGQEFGSMEVNNEEGGSQWDWDDDDRGMGMDIQALLSEFGDFGDFFENDALPFGEPPGTEESQTPMFSPTEGGDASSSPFTGMMDATDPMILPLGFSSFESFNPPSTVVEESMSKNEEVTKDAISSGSMNYNPPANNTEFDYLIKAEALMTFATEYGAVEKPTTDLLSSVIKSPYVPKSRSVDSANSSSNSYVYSAVPPTRHDVSDEKPSVGANSKDKYSLLQWRKNYTHIESGKSIKDEKPSAHDNVIEDVAPSTLSDFNSSNTGPKPSARNKTTGTENFVISSKTAIANELECITFQAFMCRIRHALLTPASSLPAGMNGMNRLSGNNVLYPMHNESNMLTDNISSKYDIKKKEMIPVRIAGDLDTGMLDGSLNSPVGVWRTVGVTKGSKPMMPNMEPFGSLPHNSFNEEGMLTYGQRQPLMELLDGMTLLFQQATSFVDVTLDADYGDGPYGWLAMQEQWRRGFSCGPSSVHAGCGGVLASCHSLDIAGVELADPLSADVHASNAITLLQSDVKSALKSAFGTFDGPLTVTDWCKGRSDGFYADSSASINDSSVEPISPSLSAGGSTSCLSKDGNRVDDLTESEQQLGLRPALLVVPVPAILVGYQDDWLKTSATSLQHWEKAPFEPYAMQKHMNYCVVCPDIDPLTTAAADFFQQLDTVYETCKLGTHSPQNLGNQTAKDSGKWSPGFVLLDCPQSMKIESDSASLVGSISDYFLSLSNGWDLTSFLKSLSKVLKALKLGSCFSPNSKEGNSTPCTVIYVVCPFPEPVAVLKTVVESCVAVGSAIFPSSDKERRFAMQNQVGKALSCSTAVDEASISNVVTISGFSIPKLVLQIVSVDAIFRVTSPSLNEPIILKEIAFTVYNKARKISRASSNDGVPTVSMAGRSQSQSQSHLSMMQMNSHSMWKDSVGPRMGPREGEWDNSWQMSNRTGEYLLQDELKYMFEPLFILAEPGSSDRGVSLESLKLLSDDGTSSDTGMDGLDDGFGSTHQKPPPSLHCCYGWTEDWRWLVCIWTDSRGELLDSCTFPFGGISSRQDTKGLQFLFVQILQQGCQILQACSPDTSTARPRDFVITRIGSFFELECQEWQKALYSIGGSEVKKWSLQLRRSVPDGIPASSNGGSLQQQEMSMHQERNLPNHTKSSTFMKGGPAGRKQLSSGGHIPMDNSKGLLQWVQSITFVSVSVDHSVQLVYQADSSPGTTQGSGIMGPSCYVEGFTPVKSLGSALASYIFVPSPSMRFLPPNPLQLPTCLTSESPPLAHLLHSKGSAIPISTGFVVSKAVPSMRKDSRSNFKDEWPSVISVGLVDYYGGNSNNNSNINNNEKMKKAGIENHLILERVAAELHALSWMTVSPAYLERRTSLPFHCDMVLRLRRLLHFADKEVSQISVKTEI
- the LOC139856072 gene encoding mediator of RNA polymerase II transcription subunit 13 isoform X1 — protein: MWTNVFKIGGLHQVSWFQYLPNESDPNLTDRSLKSNQRDAGAQVVLSSHLQLQKDGFLSTWSNSFVGPWDPSQGVHNPDEKIKLWIFIPGRHLSVPDKAKAAISKLRVLASGVWLAPGDSEEVAAALSQALRNCIERALVGLSYMRFGDVFSRYHPSSQGELFRRGQPVLEFIFTATDEGVFVHVIISAKHVRSLLNSDMEAILKRTSSHSGDKLPVIVSPHGMRGKLTGFCPGDLVKQLYFSSGKFKTSNGIVGLPYQISQSSGCQLRGQNCYLEVTLGCEGAESEKPLTSDSNKNDLKSESIYEKAFIYPAEAVLVPAVQTSSARSSLKRFWLQNWMGPSLSDSSFSMQGDNGMIMDGSWHDMRSQHGYNSSGNSNSSSNSSTTSSDSDYRMIGDVDNLEADADSLSCIKSGVTSADQMRIDGAKMGSKRSRTGMIDSYGPGGVVIDGQEFGSMEVNNEEGGSQWDWDDDDRGMGMDIQALLSEFGDFGDFFENDALPFGEPPGTEESQTPMFSPTEGGDASSSPFTGMMDATDPMILPLGFSSFESFNPPSTVVEESMSKNEEVTKDAISSGSMNYNPPANNTEFDYLIKAEALMTFATEYGAVEKPTTDLLSSVIKSPYVPKSRSVDSANSSSNSYVYSAVPPTRHDVSDEKPSVGANSKDKYSLLQWRKNYTHIESGKSIKDEKPSAHDNVIEDVAPSTLSDFNSSNTGPKPSARNKTTGTENFVISSKTAIANELECITFQAFMCRIRHALLTPASSLPAGMNGMNRLSGNNVLYPMHNESNMLTDNISSKYDIKKKEMIPVRIAGDLDTGMLDGSLNSPVGVWRTVGVTKGSKPMMPNMEPFGSLPHNSFNEEGMLTYGQRQPLMELLDGMTLLFQQATSFVDVTLDADYGDGPYGWLAMQEQWRRGFSCGPSSVHAGCGGVLASCHSLDIAGVELADPLSADVHASNAITLLQSDVKSALKSAFGTFDGPLTVTDWCKGRSDGFYADSSASINDSSVEPISPSLSAGGSTSCLSKDGNRVDDLTESEQQLGLRPALLVVPVPAILVGYQDDWLKTSATSLQHWEKAPFEPYAMQKHMNYCVVCPDIDPLTTAAADFFQQLDTVYETCKLGTHSPQNLGNQTAKDSGKWSPGFVLLDCPQSMKIESDSASLVGSISDYFLSLSNGWDLTSFLKSLSKVLKALKLGSCFSPNSKEGNSTPCTVIYVVCPFPEPVAVLKTVVESCVAVGSAIFPSSDKERRFAMQNQVGKALSCSTAVDEASISNVVTISGFSIPKLVLQIVSVDAIFRVTSPSLNEPIILKEIAFTVYNKARKISRASSNDGVPTVSMAGRSQSQSQSHLSMMQMNSHSMWKDSVGPRMGPREGEWDNSWQMSNRTGEYLLQDELKYMFEPLFILAEPGSSDRGVSLESLKLLSDDGTSSDTGMDGLDDGFGSTHQKPPPSLHCCYGWTEDWRWLVCIWTDSRGELLDSCTFPFGGISSRQDTKGLQFLFVQILQQGCQILQACSPDTSTARPRDFVITRIGSFFELECQEWQKALYSIGGSEVKKWSLQLRRSVPDGIPASSNGGSLQQQEMSMHQERNLPNHTKSSTFMKGGPAGRKQLSSGGHIPMDNSKGLLQWVQSITFVSVSVDHSVQLVYQADSSPGTTQGSGIMGPSCYVEGFTPVKSLGSALASYIFVPSPSMRFLPPNPLQLPTCLTSESPPLAHLLHSKGSAIPISTGFVVSKAVPSMRKDSRSNFKDEWPSVISVGLVDYYGGNSNNNSNINNNEKMKKAGIENHLILERVAAELHALSWMTVSPAYLERRTSLPFHCDMVLRLRRLLHFADKEVSQISVKTEI